TGGGCTGTGAAAACCTAGCATCTTAGCAAGATCAAACATAGCAATGTCCCATAGCAATTTCATTTGCACTTTCACCATATTTATCTCATAATGTCCCAGACCTAAAACAACAATACCAGGAGTTTGTAAAATATGTAGAAAGGTATTTTATAGAAAGTTTGACAATTAGTGTTACGTGCAgtatcaacatatatatatatatatatatatgtgcattAGCTTTGGtaattgttatttgatttattaaatccGCAGGTGCGGTTCACAAGttcaattttgtttgaatttcattcacgtgttgtatttaattattatataaatgcatataaaatatacaaacaaaacaaaaacataatcaaGTAGTATTTTGGATACACATTGAATTTAATtgaaccatatatatatatttaccagGTATCATAACAATATTGTCGCTAACTAATCAATGCGTTAAATATTGTTGTTCAAAAAATGTTAACGACTATGTTAGTTAACGCAGCGTTAAAATTTAacgatgtgattaaaaaattgaattccCACAATTCTTTGTGAAAATAAACTTCCTTTATTAATCAACATGGCTGCAAATGTGTCTTCAAAAActacaagaaaaagaaaactgaaCTTCACAGCAATTGAGAGCAATTTGATAAGTGAGCAGGTTACAACCCATCCCCCAGAGGTTACTAATGCCAAGAAACAGGAAATGTGGCAGGAAATTACATCTAAAGTTAATGCATTGAGGGTGTATCTCAGAACAGAGACAGAGGTTCGAAACCGTTGGAAAAACCTGACCCGTGAGGCCAAGCAAAAAATTACTACAGTGCAGAAGGAAAGAACACAAACTGGTGGTGGTCCTCCTCCCACCCAACCTTCCCAAGCAGaggaaaacattataaattgTATGAGGGACACTGCCTATTTCCGTGGAGTTCCCGGTGGTCAGGAAACTGTAATTAAGGGACCATAatgtaatatatgtttaaaatgttttaaaattactgtAATAATGCTTTTAAAACGGTCTTTTCATTTCGATATTTTCTAGAAACATTGTAATCAAAAGGCTATTTATCGTCtgcaatgtttacaaatatacaaCAGGGGGAATCCCAAATGGTGACCCTGACCTTCGAAAGAAAAATAGATGCATTTTTATCGTTACAATATTGAGTTGTAGACTGCGAATTTTTCAATGACAGTCTTGTGTGCTTTTTTTAATCATTCGTATCAGATAAATGCTCTGCAGTTTGTGTCAAAATCTCACCTTATGTAGcttatttgtttacaattcatgATTCCCCCTGCATTTTGGCTGTCCTTGGCGCCGAAAACAAGCCGCTTATGTCAtagcaaaatatttatttaatatctcCCGTGAAGATAACCTATCTCCTTTCATCACCCTTATTCCTGTAATTTCGGTATCGGGTCCGTTCTCCCTAATAATATGTTTAACATCCAACAGATAAGGAGGTCTTGAATCGTGCATGGGTGACCCTGATTTAGTTTGATACAGGCGACCTGTTTGACATTTTGGGAAACTTTTGATAGTAAATCTACCAAACAGCCAGAACATGTTAGAAATTTTAACTGAGTTAGCACATAACGCAATAGTTAAAAGAACAAGCGGTTGTCATTAATCCTTGAAATTGTATGTTTTCCAAGCGGTTaaagagcagaatgctctgagggaCACAATTGCCAtatagttttcattgacacatatATAGCAGTTATGTCAACTTTTCATAAAGCAAATTTGtgagatttggccaaaatttataagatcaaagaggaaaaaaataaataaataggttGAACGCCAACGGAAGAATAAAAACAGCGTACTGTATGCAGGTTGTGATTATACGTAAAGAATTTCGGATAATAGATCTGCCAACTCGTACAGTTTTACATTGTCCTTGTTAGAAAGTTTCGGAAATGATGAAAATCGTGTCTTGAGAGAGCTTTCAATTTTCTCTGGTGAACCGTATCTCCCGT
The nucleotide sequence above comes from Mytilus trossulus isolate FHL-02 chromosome 5, PNRI_Mtr1.1.1.hap1, whole genome shotgun sequence. Encoded proteins:
- the LOC134718097 gene encoding myb-related transcription factor, partner of profilin-like, yielding MAANVSSKTTRKRKLNFTAIESNLISEQVTTHPPEVTNAKKQEMWQEITSKVNALRVYLRTETEVRNRWKNLTREAKQKITTVQKERTQTGGGPPPTQPSQAEENIINCMRDTAYFRGVPGGQETVIKGP